A stretch of DNA from Treponema primitia ZAS-1:
CTTCACCTACCAAGTTTTCCTTGTTAGTAATATCCGCTTCCAGATCCCGTATTATCAGTGCACTGAGGGCTTCCGGAGTTTGGACATCCTTGGTTGCGCCGTTCTCCTTGAACGTATCCACCGGGAGAGGATAGCCAAATTTTTCCTTAAGATACGCCGTCAGTTCCTTTATCGCTTCCCCTTGATCCTGCCGCTGGGCAGTGCGGTATCGGCCTATTGCGGACTCGACCATATCGGCAGTGGCTTCGTTTACCCTGTTCCGCAGATTAGCGTCCCGGAGGATCGCATCCCGCTGTTCGTAGATAAACTTCCGCTGCTGGTTTAGCACATCGTCGTATTCCAGAAGGTGTTTACGGATCTCAAAGTTCCGTTCCTCCACCTTTTTCTGCGCCTTTTCAATGCTCTTGTTGAGCCAGGGATGGTAGATGGGTTCCCCGGGTTCCATGCCGATTTTGGACATAAGGTTCTTGATATTGTCCCCGCCGAAAAGGCGCATAAGGTCATCGTCCATGGAAATGAAAAACTTCGATCGTCCCGGGTCACCCTGGCGGCCTGAACGGCCCCGGAGCTGGTTATCGATACGCCGGCTTTCGTGACGCTCCGTACCTATTACATAGAGGCCTCCGAGGGATTTGACTTCCACGTAATCTTTTTTCCAGGTTTCGTATTCTTCTTTATAAATTGCCGCGTATTTTTCCGGGGGAGCGTCGGTACCGGCTCGTTTTCGGGCCCGGTGTTCCGGACTGCCCCCAAGTTTGATATCCGTACCGCGGCCCGCCATATTGGTGGCGATGGTTACGGCGCCCTTGGAACCCGCTTCGGCAATGATGATGGCCTCACGGGCATGGTTTTTGGCGTTGAGCACCTCATGGCGCACACCCCGGCGGGTAAGAAGGCCTGAAAGTTTCTCCGACTTTTCGATAGAAACCGTGCCTACCAACATGGGCTGGCCCTTCTGGTGAGCCTCGGCAATTTCAGTACAAAGGGCGCTGAACTTTTCATCTTCGTTCAGGTAAACCACATCGTCCTGGTCATTACGGGTCACGGGCAGATTGGTGGGTATCACTACAACTTCCAAATTGTATATTTTGGCGAATTCTACGGCCTCAGTGTCCGCAGTACCGGTCATACCGGATATTTTTTCATACAACCTAAAGTAATTTTGGAAGGTAATGGTGGCCAGAGTCCGGTTTCGCTGGGCTATTTTGATCCGTTCCTTGGCCTCAATCGCCTGGTGGAGACCGTCGGAGTAGCGGCGGCCATAGAGAATACGACCGGTAAATTCATCCACAATCTGGACCAGCCCGTCCTGGACCACATAGTCCACATCAATATGGAAGAGCTTGTGCGCGCGAAGGGCCTGGGTAAAGTAATGGAGGTACTCAAAGTTTTCCTCATCCACAATGGCGCCCTTGATCAGGTTTCGCTTTTGGAGCAGATCCTCAAGTTTGGCCATGCCGGTATTGGAAAAGGAAATATTTTTGTTCTTTTCGTTGAGTTTATAATCCCCGATGACCTCTTCTCCCTGGGTTTCATCGGGGTACTCGCCATTGTCTTTTTTCTTTACCTCTTCCAGAGTCCCCAGGAGCTTATCCACCTCAGCGTACTTGAAGGTATCGTCCTCGGCGGCCCCGGAGATGATCAGGGGGGTGCGGGCTTCGTCGATGAGTATGGAGTCAATTTCGTCAACCACACAAAAACTGTGACCCCGCTGGACCCGTCCTTCCAGGTCCCAGCGCATATTGTCCCGGAGGTAGTCAAAGCCGAATTCGTTGTTGGTACCATAGGTAATATCACAGGCATAATTCAGCTTCCGCCTATCGTTGTCCATGTCCGAAAGGATGGTCCCCACGGTGATGCCCAGGTAGCTGAACACCGGCCGCATCCAGTCCGCGTCCCGTGCAGCCAGGTAATCGTTCACCGTAACCACGTGGACACCCTTGCCCGAAAGGGCGTTGAGGTAGGTGGCGGCCACACTCATCAGGGTCTTGCCTTCCCCGGTCTTCATCTCCACGATCTTTCCTTGGTGGAGCACGATGGAACCCAGGACCTGGACATCGTAGGGCCGTTCCCCCAGGTTCCGCCGGGCAGCTTCCCGGGCCAGGGCAAAAGCTTCCGGGAGCAGGGCATCCAGGGATTCCCCCTTGGCATAGCGTTCCCGGAACAGGGCAGTCATTTTTGGATATTCTTCCGCGGGCAGAGCCGCAGCCCAGGCTTCTTTCTCGTTCACCGAGTGTAATATGGGCAAAAGGGCCTTTAAATCCCGCTCGTGCTGGGAGCCGAACAGGGCTTTTACGATTTTTTCAAACATAGTACTACTTTACTGTCGGAGGGGGCTTGTTGGCAAGAGAGAACGGGGCAGGGGAGCATCACTCTTCCTTGACAAGCCGTCCCCCCTGGTCTAAGGTTTTATTCATGAAGCTGCATCCTCTGCTTGTCTGTGTCCCCCTTATATTGTTCAGCGCCTGTACCCGGCAAGGGCTTGTTTCCATTGCCCGT
This window harbors:
- the secA gene encoding preprotein translocase subunit SecA, with amino-acid sequence MFEKIVKALFGSQHERDLKALLPILHSVNEKEAWAAALPAEEYPKMTALFRERYAKGESLDALLPEAFALAREAARRNLGERPYDVQVLGSIVLHQGKIVEMKTGEGKTLMSVAATYLNALSGKGVHVVTVNDYLAARDADWMRPVFSYLGITVGTILSDMDNDRRKLNYACDITYGTNNEFGFDYLRDNMRWDLEGRVQRGHSFCVVDEIDSILIDEARTPLIISGAAEDDTFKYAEVDKLLGTLEEVKKKDNGEYPDETQGEEVIGDYKLNEKNKNISFSNTGMAKLEDLLQKRNLIKGAIVDEENFEYLHYFTQALRAHKLFHIDVDYVVQDGLVQIVDEFTGRILYGRRYSDGLHQAIEAKERIKIAQRNRTLATITFQNYFRLYEKISGMTGTADTEAVEFAKIYNLEVVVIPTNLPVTRNDQDDVVYLNEDEKFSALCTEIAEAHQKGQPMLVGTVSIEKSEKLSGLLTRRGVRHEVLNAKNHAREAIIIAEAGSKGAVTIATNMAGRGTDIKLGGSPEHRARKRAGTDAPPEKYAAIYKEEYETWKKDYVEVKSLGGLYVIGTERHESRRIDNQLRGRSGRQGDPGRSKFFISMDDDLMRLFGGDNIKNLMSKIGMEPGEPIYHPWLNKSIEKAQKKVEERNFEIRKHLLEYDDVLNQQRKFIYEQRDAILRDANLRNRVNEATADMVESAIGRYRTAQRQDQGEAIKELTAYLKEKFGYPLPVDTFKENGATKDVQTPEALSALIIRDLEADITNKENLVGEEGINHFIRGQYLQSIDRKWLDHLENMEGLREAVYLRGYAQKNPLTEYKIEGFQIFDTMIDTIREEIASRVHLVRIMAAGERPTGRQTLGTAQSASHGSIGAFASSGAASNTAAGSARPAGPSSRSEPEAVTVVRSVPKVGRNDPCPCGSGKKYKFCHGR